Below is a genomic region from Oceaniferula flava.
ATAGTGCACACCACGACGCAGCATCCACGGCATCAGCAAGAACATCGGTAGGGTGGGAATCACATACCAGAATGTATACCACGCGTGATTGGCAATTTTTTCTGTCTGCTCCACGCCTTTCATTTCGAAAAACATCCAGGTCATTGCCAGCACCGTAACCAACGGCAAGGCGGCGATCAGAGCGCCTAACTTATCGCTGCGTTTAGCAAACTCGGAAACCAGCACCACCATGGCGGCAGTGATTAGATATTTGACAATGATTGGCATGGAAAACTTCTTGGAACAGGCGCATTTGAGCGTATCGTGGCGGCATCATGCAAGTTTATACCTCGCTAACCATTCTTTCTCTCTCGGCCACGCTTATCGCATGCTCGCCCAGTGTCGCCCCGCCAGTTTCCGCCGCAGCACCAGTCCCGGCAGCCGCTTCGGTCCGGCTCACAGCTGCGCAGAAAGCAGCGATAGGAAAACGCATCTGGCAAAACGAGTCGGCCGGCAAGGTCACAGGCCTGACCCACTGGAACGATGGTGAAGAGTTCCCCTCCCTCGGAATCGGTCACTTCATCTGGTATCCCAAAGGCTTCAATGGTCGGTGGACCGAGACATTTCCTGAGTTTGTCCGCTACGCCACTGCCCGTGGTCACCGTCTGCCAGCTGTCGCTTATGCCCCCGATTGTCCATGGCCTAACAAAGCAGCTTTCCAGCGCGACTTCAATGGCCCGCGCCTCACCGGACTCCGCCAATGGTTGGCTACCAATGTCAATGTGCAGACCGAGTTCATTGCCTATAAATCTCGCGCAGCCCTACCGAAAATCATGAAGGCCGCTCCCGCTGCGCAGCGCGCCCGCATTCAGGCGAACTACAACAAGGTGGCCACCACCTCGAATGGCATTTACGCCTTGGTCGATTACGTCAACTTCAAGGGCGACGGCACCAACCCACGCGAAACTTACAAGGGCCAAGGCTGGGGACTGATGTGGGTGCTGATGGACATGAAGAACGTGCCCGCCGGACAACCGGCAGCCGCCGAGTTTGCTGCCGCCGCCAAACGCTGTCTCGATCGCCGCGTCCGCAACTCGCCTCCCGCCCGAGGTGAGAAACGCTGGACCCCAGGCTGGCACAATCGCTGCAACGGCTATGCCCGCCCCTTCTAGTCGTTAGCACCAAGCCATCCGGCATGAAACAGATCTTCGATCCCGTGGTGAGCACGGCCACCGATTTGGCAGAAGCAGCTAAA
It encodes:
- a CDS encoding DUF3147 family protein, whose protein sequence is MPIIVKYLITAAMVVLVSEFAKRSDKLGALIAALPLVTVLAMTWMFFEMKGVEQTEKIANHAWYTFWYVIPTLPMFLLMPWMLRRGVHYGWTLLAACVLTAVLFVLTAWLMKRFGIELM